One stretch of Zingiber officinale cultivar Zhangliang chromosome 6B, Zo_v1.1, whole genome shotgun sequence DNA includes these proteins:
- the LOC121990596 gene encoding uncharacterized protein LOC121990596 isoform X1 — MANSLQHCGILPIQISPKPFPKFVKSSSSIRSGPNPQKQIKKRCLRCGELYHDNNNSPTACSFHGHTTEWTTWWVWVSEEGERGLLSMAPPHQGIDGEWSDRSGVIVYRWNDKGERPNTGRANWKKRWTCCAEYGEDAPPCRRGRHVSYDDGFTLY; from the exons ATGGCTAATTCGCTGCAGCACTGCGGCATCCTTCCCATCCAAATCTCGCCCAAACCGTTCCCCAAATTCGTCAAATCATCTTCCTCAATCCGAAGTGGACCGAACCCCCAGAAGCAGATCAAGAAGCGATGCCTGAGATGCGGCGAACTTTACCACGACAACAATAACTCCCCCACCGCCTGCTCCTTCCACGGCCACACCACAG AATGGACTACGTGGTGGGTGTGGGTGTCGGAGGAAGGGGAAAGAGGGTTGCTGTCCATGGCGCCGCCGCACCAGGGCATTGACGGGGAGTGGAGTGATCGCAGCGGGGTAATCGTGTACAGGTGGAACGACAAGGGGGAGAGGCCTAACACCGGCCGCGCCAACTGGAAGAAAAGGTGGACCTGCTGTGCCGAGTACGGGGAGGACGCGCCTCCCTGCCGCCGGGGCCGCCACGTCTCGTACGACGATGGATTTACGCTCTATTGA
- the LOC121990596 gene encoding uncharacterized protein LOC121990596 isoform X2, producing MANSLQHCGILPIQISPKPFPKFVKSSSSIRSGPNPQKQIKKRCLRCGELYHDNNNSPTACSFHGHTTGERGLLSMAPPHQGIDGEWSDRSGVIVYRWNDKGERPNTGRANWKKRWTCCAEYGEDAPPCRRGRHVSYDDGFTLY from the exons ATGGCTAATTCGCTGCAGCACTGCGGCATCCTTCCCATCCAAATCTCGCCCAAACCGTTCCCCAAATTCGTCAAATCATCTTCCTCAATCCGAAGTGGACCGAACCCCCAGAAGCAGATCAAGAAGCGATGCCTGAGATGCGGCGAACTTTACCACGACAACAATAACTCCCCCACCGCCTGCTCCTTCCACGGCCACACCACAG GGGAAAGAGGGTTGCTGTCCATGGCGCCGCCGCACCAGGGCATTGACGGGGAGTGGAGTGATCGCAGCGGGGTAATCGTGTACAGGTGGAACGACAAGGGGGAGAGGCCTAACACCGGCCGCGCCAACTGGAAGAAAAGGTGGACCTGCTGTGCCGAGTACGGGGAGGACGCGCCTCCCTGCCGCCGGGGCCGCCACGTCTCGTACGACGATGGATTTACGCTCTATTGA